CATAATGAAGCAATCACTATAGTTAACGATATCCATTGAACGCCCTTGAACACCGTTGTGGAACTTAATCATATTGGCAATATCAGTACGCTTGTACAGATTCACCCAGCGATTGTCACCACTCTCGTTGTGATCGGAATACATCATTGGTGTACCACCATCACGTCCCAAAATATAAGCGTTCGCCAAAGTTTCATCGGTTGCGTTCATGATCTGATAACGGAATCCATCATTTAATGGAATATCATGCGTTACAGTAAAGGTAACGGCTTTGCTGGAAGGTAAAGCCTGTCCGTAAGCCGCAGGATCAACCAACTGATTCATCGAACCACTGTATGAGAAAGCACTACGAATAGACGCAAACAATGGGAAATCGTAAGCATTATGTCCGGTAGCACTCAAATATGGAGCCAAGAAGTTATCATATTCAGTGTTGCCCGCACCGCCAGAGGTAATGATCTCACCGAATACATGTACACCGCTCTTAATACCCGAATCAAACACAGCATTGATGTGGTAATTGGTCATATGCTTGGCAGCATCAACGCGGAAGCCTTTAACACCGTAGTTTTTCAGCGTTTGCAAATAGGCTTTTTGTTGCGCAATTACCCAGCTATTAGAATCCAAGTCTGGCAAACCCGTGTCACCGCCGCCGCCACATAAACGCCAGTATTGAACATGACCAGGGTCATTCCAGTTGGTAATACAACCAGCCGGATGAAAATCACCAGAACCAAACAGGTTAGTGGAAAGGTCACCAAACAGTTTGTTGGAATTGTAGTAAGAACTACTTGCCGCATACTGATTTAAAATCGTAGTCCCGGGATAGTTAAGATCGGAACGAATAGCAGATTCATTGGCCATGTGGTTGAACACGATGTCGGCATATACATCAATACCTTTGGCTTTAAGTGCATTGACCATGGCTTTAAAATCGTTCGTGTCGCCCAGAGGGTTATCAATGACGCGGTAATCTTGCGGCTGATAACGCGCCCACCAGGCACTGCCTGTCGATTTATAAGCGGGTGAAACCAATACTTTTTTGTAGCCCAGATTCGCAATCTCTTGAGCTTTAGCCGCTA
Above is a window of Paraneptunicella aestuarii DNA encoding:
- a CDS encoding alpha-amylase family protein, producing MRNSNNVAKSGNSVSKLKALAFSAIASATLFSASASADVILHAFNWTYDDVAAKAQEIANLGYKKVLVSPAYKSTGSAWWARYQPQDYRVIDNPLGDTNDFKAMVNALKAKGIDVYADIVFNHMANESAIRSDLNYPGTTILNQYAASSSYYNSNKLFGDLSTNLFGSGDFHPAGCITNWNDPGHVQYWRLCGGGGDTGLPDLDSNSWVIAQQKAYLQTLKNYGVKGFRVDAAKHMTNYHINAVFDSGIKSGVHVFGEIITSGGAGNTEYDNFLAPYLSATGHNAYDFPLFASIRSAFSYSGSMNQLVDPAAYGQALPSSKAVTFTVTHDIPLNDGFRYQIMNATDETLANAYILGRDGGTPMMYSDHNESGDNRWVNLYKRTDIANMIKFHNGVQGRSMDIVNYSDCFIMFRREHVGIVGINKCGSGQDVWVDTNAEGLWWYRNYKDTLTGNTQYITSQWHNFHIPARSARMWLMQ